A genomic stretch from Limnobacter thiooxidans includes:
- a CDS encoding iron-containing alcohol dehydrogenase, whose protein sequence is MLHALEVFALRIYMAIFKVVTALMPFKWPRMFEGTGSSLDLVRHMADEGHRNVLLVTDAVLVKLGVLEKMKAELETQGVKYVIYDGVEPNPTVEQIEAGYRMLKENGCQAILAVGGGSPIDAAKMIGARAKNNKPVVKLTGLLRVHKGMLPLYAVPTTAGTGSEVTIAAVVSDTANKRKVAAMDLRLLPKAAALDGALMTGLPAHITAATGMDALTHAVESFVSRNAMKKTDEKALEATQLVMKYLETAVADGGNLEARQKMARASHLAGIAFTQAGVGYVHGIAHKFGALYHTPHGLANAIVMPHVLDFSLPNCADRLAILARACGIGEKGADDVHLARAFIARIREMNAKFGIPTQLAALKAADIPEVAKSAIAEARFTYAVPRYMSQPVAEAVIKNLLPTN, encoded by the coding sequence ATGCACTCGAAGTTTTTGCTCTTCGCATCTACATGGCCATTTTCAAGGTAGTCACCGCATTGATGCCATTCAAGTGGCCACGAATGTTCGAAGGCACCGGTTCATCCCTGGATTTGGTTCGCCACATGGCAGATGAAGGACATCGAAATGTGCTGCTGGTGACCGATGCCGTGCTGGTCAAGCTGGGCGTGCTGGAAAAAATGAAAGCCGAACTGGAAACCCAGGGCGTGAAATACGTGATTTACGATGGTGTCGAACCCAACCCCACGGTGGAGCAGATTGAAGCAGGCTACCGCATGCTGAAGGAAAACGGCTGCCAGGCCATTCTGGCCGTGGGTGGAGGAAGCCCTATTGACGCTGCAAAAATGATTGGTGCCCGCGCCAAGAACAACAAACCTGTAGTGAAATTGACAGGCCTGCTGCGCGTGCACAAGGGTATGCTGCCCCTGTATGCGGTGCCCACAACAGCTGGTACAGGTTCGGAAGTAACCATTGCCGCAGTGGTCAGCGACACTGCCAACAAGCGGAAGGTAGCGGCCATGGACCTGCGCCTGCTGCCCAAAGCTGCCGCACTGGACGGCGCCCTGATGACCGGCTTGCCAGCGCACATTACCGCGGCAACAGGAATGGATGCATTGACCCACGCGGTGGAGTCTTTCGTGTCGCGCAACGCCATGAAAAAAACCGATGAAAAGGCGCTGGAAGCCACTCAACTGGTCATGAAGTACCTTGAAACAGCCGTAGCCGACGGGGGCAACCTGGAAGCCCGCCAGAAAATGGCGCGTGCATCTCACCTGGCTGGCATTGCTTTCACACAGGCTGGCGTGGGTTATGTGCATGGCATCGCCCACAAATTCGGTGCCCTATACCACACACCCCACGGCCTGGCGAATGCCATTGTCATGCCCCATGTATTGGACTTTTCCTTGCCCAACTGTGCGGATCGCCTGGCCATTTTGGCCCGTGCCTGTGGCATCGGTGAGAAAGGCGCTGACGACGTTCACCTGGCCCGCGCTTTCATTGCCCGCATCCGTGAGATGAATGCAAAGTTTGGCATTCCGACCCAACTGGCTGCCTTGAAAGCCGCTGATATTCCAGAAGTGGCAAAGTCTGCGATTGCCGAGGCTCGATTTACCTATGCGGTGCCCCGCTACATGAGCCAGCCTGTTGCTGAAGCAGTGATCAAGAACCTGCTGCCCACGAATTAA
- a CDS encoding catalase family peroxidase translates to MKTAIGLSVVAALAAFGTQVAVAQTAIPSEPANAVNLVDGLEGVFGTHAGARRSGARGVCAAGTFTGNKSGAAISKASAFSGKEIPVTLRFSVGGGNPNAPENGKGVRGLAAQFDLPNGEQWLMANISAPFFTAATPDGFLAFLEARKPDPATKKPDPAKIAAAAAKYPDFKPQMEWVAKTGVPASYAAVNYWSANAFKFTNAAGKTQFAKWMFVPVTGQEFIADDKLATYSKVFLADELKGRVSQIPVEFDFVLQLAQAGDVTDNATVAWPDDRKKVVAGRLKVTSVTDKEACDGINFNPLVLPTGIEGSEDPLLAARAGSYAVSQGRRLAK, encoded by the coding sequence ATGAAAACAGCAATTGGTTTGTCAGTAGTGGCCGCTTTGGCGGCTTTCGGTACACAAGTCGCAGTGGCACAAACTGCAATTCCCAGCGAGCCAGCGAATGCGGTCAACCTGGTCGATGGTCTGGAAGGCGTGTTTGGCACGCACGCGGGCGCGCGCCGATCCGGTGCACGCGGTGTGTGTGCTGCGGGTACTTTCACTGGCAACAAATCAGGCGCTGCAATTTCCAAGGCCTCCGCGTTTTCCGGAAAAGAAATTCCAGTGACCCTGCGCTTTTCAGTGGGTGGCGGCAATCCCAATGCGCCTGAGAATGGCAAGGGTGTGCGCGGCCTGGCTGCCCAGTTTGACTTGCCAAATGGCGAACAATGGCTGATGGCCAATATTTCTGCGCCATTCTTCACAGCGGCCACACCCGATGGTTTCCTGGCATTCCTGGAAGCCCGCAAACCCGACCCAGCCACCAAAAAACCTGACCCCGCTAAAATTGCCGCGGCTGCAGCCAAGTACCCAGACTTCAAGCCCCAAATGGAATGGGTTGCAAAAACTGGCGTACCGGCCAGCTATGCAGCAGTGAATTACTGGAGCGCAAACGCATTCAAGTTCACGAATGCTGCCGGCAAAACCCAGTTTGCAAAGTGGATGTTTGTACCCGTTACCGGTCAGGAATTTATTGCGGATGACAAACTGGCCACCTACTCCAAGGTGTTCCTGGCTGATGAGTTGAAGGGCCGTGTATCCCAGATTCCAGTCGAGTTTGATTTTGTATTGCAACTGGCACAAGCCGGTGACGTGACCGACAACGCCACAGTGGCCTGGCCTGACGACCGCAAGAAGGTGGTTGCAGGCCGTTTGAAAGTGACTTCGGTTACCGACAAAGAAGCCTGTGACGGCATCAACTTCAACCCACTGGTACTGCCAACCGGCATTGAAGGGTCAGAAGACCCGTTGCTGGCCGCACGCGCAGGCAGCTATGCCGTGTCACAAGGCCGTCGTTTGGCCAAGTAA
- a CDS encoding nitroreductase family protein, whose product MELFDAIYQRRAIKAFDPDYTISAEDEQKLFEAAIQAPTSFNIQHWRFVVVRDKALRQEMRKLGNEQAQITDASLLVIMTADMKAWEKSPARYWAGAPKEVADLLVGWMGPFHEGREWLQRDEAQRSIGMAMQTLMLAAKGLELDSCPMIGFDIEAVAKLINLPTDHVMGPMVAIGKGTKAPWPKPGQLSLTEVLINNTF is encoded by the coding sequence ATGGAATTATTTGACGCAATTTATCAACGCCGGGCCATCAAGGCCTTCGACCCCGACTACACAATTTCCGCTGAAGACGAGCAGAAGCTGTTCGAGGCTGCCATTCAGGCTCCCACCAGTTTCAACATTCAGCATTGGCGTTTCGTGGTGGTGCGTGACAAGGCCCTGCGACAGGAAATGCGCAAACTGGGCAATGAGCAGGCACAAATTACGGATGCGTCCCTGTTGGTCATCATGACAGCCGACATGAAAGCCTGGGAGAAAAGCCCTGCCCGTTATTGGGCTGGTGCGCCCAAGGAAGTGGCGGATTTGCTGGTGGGCTGGATGGGACCTTTTCACGAAGGCCGTGAATGGCTGCAACGCGATGAAGCCCAACGTTCAATCGGTATGGCCATGCAAACACTGATGCTGGCTGCAAAAGGCCTGGAGCTTGATTCCTGCCCCATGATCGGTTTCGACATTGAGGCCGTGGCCAAACTGATCAATTTGCCAACTGACCACGTCATGGGCCCCATGGTGGCCATTGGCAAGGGCACCAAGGCACCTTGGCCCAAGCCGGGACAACTCAGCCTGACTGAAGTGTTGATCAACAACACGTTCTGA
- a CDS encoding neutral/alkaline non-lysosomal ceramidase N-terminal domain-containing protein has product MHTKFKWTRRTPWTLLAVLALSGCLGNNDDTPQAGDRTNPNEGPSGGEFVDSTGLQCALSDPNLLIGEGLDSPSVIQAITPAQTPDNSAQPSTGLNSGACQNNTDFTMGTGIADITGPAAGSVMMGYESPTHASLGLHTRQFSRAYVLGSPCNGKRVVYVVNDLGMIFHAVRQGVLNKVAADAELAAFYNEQNIMLNATHTHAGPGGYAHFAAFNLFRLGHDEEVYNFIVDGIVLAIRRAHANLQANPEPGRLWVNNGELLNANVNRSASAYDQNPQEERNRTLTQRGESQNVNKEMALLKLRRGDGTPIGQINWFGVHPTTTGNTNPLVSSDNKGWAALAFEKIMGTRYETAPGENTFVAAFAQTDEGDSSPNVFFKDKPFAERGGSVDELKAVEINGSKQLARALTLYRDANQMVRGGVNFAQFHVKMDQVEVTDPVILNSLKHPETLNSAVKKTCTAAMGVSFGAGAEDGPGPTVEGATCNNRLDPARLTRDLAALAAGKLPPEVLAGAALCNVSALPFDVVPVGVDLACHAEKPVLFVLGAPLNLSNDTLPFQLFTIGNVAVLGLPWEITTMAGRRIRQTVLEVLEPQGIDQVIISGLSNDYVNYLTTREEYSIQQYEGASVQFGPWTLAAVQQESRRLAMSLASQSQPPAGPPRTVTSNPIPRPPYIPFDQAPGAAFGDVLAQPAPKVAAGNTVTAQFQSAHPRNMKTRGLAIVEVEKLDANGQWQSFTHDRSPELLFRWQPFDPTPYLSPVPLPGFVSTALAEWKIPANTLAGQYRIRHRGVAVPAGSPQAFEGVSQAFEVTATGATCSDGRTL; this is encoded by the coding sequence ATGCACACCAAATTCAAGTGGACACGGCGCACGCCCTGGACTTTGCTTGCTGTATTGGCCTTGTCAGGTTGCCTGGGCAACAACGACGACACGCCACAAGCGGGCGACCGAACGAATCCCAACGAAGGTCCTTCAGGCGGTGAATTTGTTGATTCCACAGGTTTGCAGTGCGCACTCAGCGACCCCAACCTGCTAATTGGCGAAGGGCTAGACAGTCCCTCGGTAATCCAAGCCATCACGCCAGCGCAAACCCCTGACAATTCAGCCCAACCCAGCACCGGCTTGAACAGCGGCGCCTGCCAGAACAACACCGACTTCACCATGGGCACGGGCATCGCCGACATCACGGGGCCTGCCGCGGGCTCGGTCATGATGGGGTACGAATCGCCGACCCACGCCAGCCTGGGTTTGCACACCCGCCAGTTTTCAAGGGCCTATGTGCTCGGCTCACCCTGCAATGGCAAGCGCGTGGTTTACGTGGTCAACGACCTGGGCATGATTTTTCATGCTGTGCGCCAAGGCGTGTTGAACAAGGTGGCCGCCGATGCAGAACTGGCCGCCTTTTACAACGAACAAAACATCATGTTGAACGCCACTCACACCCATGCAGGGCCCGGTGGCTATGCACACTTTGCCGCATTCAACCTGTTTCGCCTGGGGCATGACGAAGAGGTTTACAACTTCATCGTGGATGGCATCGTGTTGGCCATTCGCCGCGCTCATGCCAATCTGCAAGCCAATCCCGAACCTGGGCGTTTGTGGGTCAACAACGGGGAACTGTTGAATGCCAACGTGAACCGCTCGGCCAGTGCCTACGATCAAAACCCTCAGGAAGAAAGAAACAGGACACTGACCCAGCGCGGTGAAAGCCAGAATGTGAACAAGGAAATGGCACTGCTGAAACTGCGCCGTGGCGATGGCACTCCGATCGGGCAAATCAACTGGTTTGGTGTGCACCCCACCACCACGGGCAACACCAACCCGCTGGTGTCTTCTGACAACAAGGGCTGGGCCGCCCTGGCCTTTGAAAAAATCATGGGCACCCGCTATGAAACCGCCCCGGGTGAAAACACCTTTGTGGCCGCCTTCGCCCAAACTGACGAGGGCGACAGCAGCCCGAATGTTTTCTTCAAAGACAAACCTTTCGCAGAAAGGGGTGGTTCAGTGGATGAATTGAAGGCCGTTGAAATCAACGGCAGCAAACAATTGGCCCGTGCACTGACGCTTTACCGCGATGCGAACCAGATGGTACGCGGCGGCGTGAATTTCGCCCAGTTCCACGTCAAAATGGACCAGGTTGAAGTGACTGACCCGGTGATCTTGAATTCACTGAAACACCCGGAAACGCTGAACAGCGCTGTCAAGAAAACATGCACAGCTGCCATGGGGGTTTCCTTTGGTGCGGGTGCAGAAGACGGGCCAGGCCCCACCGTAGAAGGTGCCACGTGCAACAACCGGCTGGACCCAGCCCGCTTGACCCGCGACCTGGCAGCCTTGGCTGCGGGCAAGCTGCCCCCCGAGGTATTGGCTGGTGCCGCACTTTGCAATGTGAGCGCATTGCCTTTTGATGTGGTGCCGGTGGGCGTCGACCTGGCCTGCCACGCAGAAAAGCCGGTGCTGTTTGTACTCGGTGCACCATTGAATTTGAGCAATGACACACTGCCCTTCCAGTTGTTCACCATTGGCAATGTGGCCGTACTGGGCCTGCCTTGGGAAATCACCACCATGGCAGGGCGACGCATTCGGCAAACAGTGCTGGAAGTTCTCGAACCGCAAGGTATTGATCAGGTCATCATTAGTGGCCTGAGCAACGACTATGTGAATTACCTGACCACTCGCGAAGAATACTCAATTCAGCAGTACGAAGGCGCATCGGTTCAATTTGGCCCATGGACACTGGCGGCAGTTCAACAGGAAAGCCGACGCCTGGCCATGTCTCTGGCTTCGCAGAGCCAACCACCAGCAGGCCCGCCGCGCACGGTAACCAGCAACCCGATACCACGCCCGCCCTACATACCTTTTGACCAGGCACCCGGCGCAGCATTTGGCGATGTACTGGCTCAACCTGCCCCCAAGGTGGCAGCAGGCAACACCGTCACCGCGCAGTTTCAAAGCGCACACCCGCGCAACATGAAAACACGCGGGCTGGCCATTGTTGAAGTTGAAAAACTGGATGCAAATGGGCAATGGCAAAGTTTTACCCACGACCGGTCTCCAGAACTGCTGTTTCGCTGGCAACCGTTTGATCCAACACCTTACCTGAGCCCGGTGCCCCTGCCCGGCTTTGTATCTACCGCCCTGGCCGAATGGAAAATACCGGCCAACACACTTGCAGGCCAATACCGGATTCGACACAGGGGTGTGGCAGTGCCAGCAGGTTCACCTCAAGCATTCGAAGGGGTAAGCCAAGCGTTTGAAGTAACGGCCACGGGGGCCACTTGCAGCGACGGGAGAACACTGTGA
- a CDS encoding DUF3089 domain-containing protein has translation MIHQLILGLAASALLLTACTEDSSTASSNTRVTANSASNAVNPFPAYQSALYTGTRNWLCHPDLFGSANVCQGNFDSTAVAADASATPLIYQAATNPEVDCFYVYPTTSLDLTGNSDLLPGPQEKQTTALQFGRYGEVCRQFAPVYRQRTLTALGITTFTGALGGIDIAPNASEVAYTDVLDAFKEYIANQSKGRGFILVGHSQGSGIIRRLIAEEIETRPELLNRLIAAHIPGTNVLVPNNADVGASFQKVSACRNANQTGCVVAYVTYRAGDPQLENPRFGLSTEEGTQALCTNPAALAGGKSLLLPVIPRQQPPVFRLLLIPRGPGGPYANPISNLTIPTAYYSIPGQVQGECKIGPNGVSYLEATILAKPDDPRADDYPGEFIGGTNWGLHLIDVSIAQGDLVRLAGQQTRSWLGRQ, from the coding sequence GTGATTCATCAACTCATCTTGGGTCTTGCTGCCAGCGCACTGCTTTTGACGGCGTGTACTGAAGACTCGTCCACTGCCAGCAGTAACACCCGGGTCACTGCCAACAGTGCAAGCAATGCGGTGAATCCGTTCCCGGCTTATCAAAGTGCGCTGTACACCGGTACACGCAACTGGCTTTGCCACCCAGACCTTTTTGGTTCAGCCAATGTGTGCCAGGGCAATTTTGACAGCACTGCGGTGGCGGCCGATGCCAGCGCCACACCCCTGATTTACCAGGCTGCCACCAACCCGGAAGTAGATTGTTTTTATGTGTACCCTACAACAAGCCTGGACCTCACTGGCAATTCCGATCTGCTGCCTGGTCCACAGGAAAAACAGACCACAGCGCTTCAATTCGGCAGATATGGCGAGGTGTGCAGACAATTTGCACCGGTTTACCGGCAGCGCACCCTGACAGCCCTGGGAATTACCACTTTCACTGGTGCGCTAGGTGGCATTGACATTGCCCCCAATGCCAGTGAAGTGGCCTATACCGATGTGCTGGACGCTTTCAAGGAATACATTGCCAACCAAAGTAAAGGGCGTGGATTCATCCTCGTAGGTCACTCACAGGGTTCGGGCATCATTCGACGTTTGATCGCCGAGGAAATTGAAACACGTCCCGAACTGCTGAATCGATTGATTGCGGCCCACATTCCAGGCACCAATGTTCTGGTGCCCAACAACGCTGATGTGGGCGCATCCTTTCAAAAGGTATCTGCCTGCAGGAATGCAAACCAGACTGGCTGTGTGGTGGCCTATGTGACCTACCGCGCTGGCGACCCCCAACTTGAAAACCCCCGCTTTGGGCTGAGCACAGAGGAAGGCACCCAAGCACTGTGCACCAACCCGGCCGCACTGGCTGGCGGGAAGTCCCTACTGCTTCCAGTGATACCTCGACAACAGCCACCAGTGTTCAGGCTGCTGTTGATTCCGCGCGGACCAGGCGGCCCCTACGCCAACCCGATCAGCAATCTCACCATACCCACCGCATATTACTCCATACCCGGGCAAGTTCAGGGTGAATGCAAAATCGGCCCCAACGGTGTCAGTTACCTTGAGGCCACCATTCTGGCCAAACCCGATGACCCGCGGGCCGATGATTACCCCGGCGAGTTCATCGGCGGGACCAATTGGGGCCTGCATTTAATTGACGTATCCATTGCCCAAGGTGATTTGGTCAGGCTGGCCGGGCAACAGACCCGAAGCTGGCTGGGTAGGCAGTAA
- a CDS encoding catecholate siderophore receptor Fiu — protein sequence MSQINRFKHNKSAQLLALLTAATPVGALAQQDTVLPQVTVEEAAQGTFKVDESANPMFSQPLVNTPKTVQIISKETIQEQGGISLTDALRNTPGITLQLGEGGNTAAGDTFQLRGFSLQNNIFVDGIRDLGAISRDTFNLEQVEVVKGASGSEIGRGASSGFINLISKQAHLGDTNLGSITLGTADQKRATIDMNRQLSETSAFRVNGLVQDSGVDGRNGIDNSGEGLAFSYAGGLGTGTRFNLFTQHIRQNNKPDGGIPTIGLEGFFNANAQARAAARVNPENFYGEANDFEKVDADMVTAKFEHDLSPNTTLRNITRMGKTKMDRVLTGLGALVVDDVALGITPADPSTWTVTRSRQRVDRENTILANQTSVNSTLNLGGLEHDLAAGVELLYEKEANYTHSSTGTTTNANLYNPNPNDPMAQFGGRNGGEAGGEVTTLSAYVFDTIKLNDKFSINGGARIDQYSVDTNNITATTDPVTNVTTFTTTPLEDSDRLFSWSVGAVYKPAENGSIYTAYSTAETPPASSNFQLSGTATNTNNPAFSPQETENIELGTKWELLNKQLNVSAALFRNENDKQVSLDPVTLLPLQFGKTRVQGLEVSAVGQLNRFWQVIGGFAKTSTKQIDQFATNNGNPTDGVRFSPDLTATLWTSYQLDKLTLGGGARYVDEQKRVITTGTNLATQNMPVIPSYWVADAMASYQLTKDVSVRLNIYNLFDEDYIATLNNNGNRASLGEPRSASVTVSMAF from the coding sequence ATGAGTCAGATCAACCGTTTCAAACACAACAAATCCGCCCAACTGCTTGCCCTGCTGACCGCAGCCACTCCCGTTGGTGCATTGGCTCAGCAGGACACTGTGCTGCCACAGGTCACTGTAGAAGAAGCCGCACAAGGTACTTTCAAGGTCGATGAATCAGCCAACCCGATGTTCAGTCAGCCCTTGGTGAACACGCCCAAGACCGTTCAAATCATTTCGAAAGAAACCATTCAGGAACAAGGCGGCATTTCGCTGACCGATGCCTTGCGAAATACACCTGGCATTACCTTGCAGTTGGGTGAAGGTGGCAACACCGCTGCAGGTGACACCTTTCAGCTGCGCGGCTTTTCCTTGCAAAACAATATTTTTGTAGATGGTATCCGCGACCTTGGTGCAATAAGCCGCGACACCTTTAACCTGGAACAGGTGGAAGTGGTCAAGGGTGCATCCGGTTCTGAAATTGGTCGCGGGGCCAGTTCAGGTTTCATCAACCTGATTTCCAAGCAGGCCCACTTGGGTGACACAAACCTGGGTTCGATTACCTTGGGAACCGCCGATCAAAAACGCGCCACCATTGACATGAACCGACAGTTGTCCGAGACCTCCGCCTTTCGTGTGAACGGCCTGGTACAAGACAGCGGGGTCGATGGTCGCAACGGGATAGACAACTCCGGAGAAGGACTCGCCTTCTCGTATGCGGGTGGCTTGGGTACGGGCACGCGGTTTAATCTGTTCACCCAGCACATTCGCCAAAACAACAAACCAGACGGGGGTATTCCCACCATCGGGCTCGAAGGGTTTTTCAATGCCAATGCGCAAGCCCGTGCTGCCGCACGAGTGAACCCCGAAAACTTTTATGGCGAAGCCAATGATTTCGAAAAAGTGGACGCCGACATGGTCACTGCGAAATTCGAGCACGACTTAAGCCCGAATACCACTTTGCGGAACATCACACGCATGGGCAAAACCAAAATGGACCGCGTGCTCACAGGCTTGGGTGCGCTGGTGGTGGACGATGTAGCGCTGGGCATTACGCCCGCAGACCCGTCCACCTGGACAGTCACCCGTTCACGCCAGCGTGTTGATCGTGAGAACACCATTCTGGCCAACCAGACCAGTGTCAATTCCACGCTCAATCTGGGCGGGCTTGAACATGACCTCGCCGCAGGCGTTGAATTGTTGTATGAAAAAGAAGCCAACTACACCCACTCAAGCACCGGCACCACCACCAATGCAAACCTGTACAATCCGAACCCGAACGACCCGATGGCGCAATTCGGTGGTCGCAATGGTGGCGAGGCTGGCGGCGAGGTAACCACCCTCAGTGCCTATGTGTTTGACACCATCAAGTTGAATGACAAATTTTCGATCAACGGTGGTGCTCGAATTGACCAGTACAGTGTGGACACCAACAACATTACCGCAACAACAGATCCTGTTACCAATGTAACAACCTTCACCACCACCCCCCTAGAAGACTCTGACAGGCTGTTCAGCTGGAGTGTGGGCGCAGTGTACAAACCGGCAGAAAATGGCAGCATTTACACTGCCTATTCCACCGCCGAAACACCTCCGGCCAGCAGCAACTTCCAGCTCAGTGGCACAGCCACAAACACCAACAACCCGGCATTTTCACCCCAGGAAACAGAAAACATTGAACTGGGCACCAAGTGGGAATTGCTGAACAAGCAGCTGAATGTGTCAGCGGCCTTGTTCCGCAACGAGAATGACAAACAGGTGTCACTGGACCCTGTCACGCTGTTGCCCCTGCAATTTGGAAAAACCCGGGTTCAAGGGCTGGAAGTGTCTGCCGTGGGTCAGCTGAACCGGTTCTGGCAAGTAATCGGTGGATTTGCGAAAACAAGTACCAAACAGATTGACCAGTTTGCAACCAACAACGGCAACCCCACCGACGGTGTCCGCTTTTCACCCGACCTGACCGCCACGCTGTGGACTTCCTACCAGTTGGACAAACTGACCTTGGGCGGTGGTGCACGGTATGTCGATGAACAGAAGCGTGTCATCACCACGGGCACGAACCTGGCCACCCAGAACATGCCGGTAATTCCATCGTATTGGGTTGCCGACGCCATGGCCTCCTATCAATTGACCAAGGATGTCAGCGTTCGATTGAACATCTACAACCTGTTTGACGAGGACTACATCGCCACATTGAACAACAACGGCAACCGTGCATCACTGGGTGAACCCCGTTCGGCCAGTGTCACTGTGAGCATGGCCTTTTAA
- a CDS encoding Fe2+-dependent dioxygenase has product MLLHIPQVLNAAQLQDIRKALNQGDWVDGKQSSGAQAAQAKQNRQLSTACTQFDALSGLVANALNKHPLFIAGVLPLHTLPPMFNRYENGGCYGNHTDNSLQANQQTGQKVRTDVSVTVFLNPPEEYEGGELVIEDHFGAQEIKLDAGDAIAYPSTSLHRVEPVTKGCRFASFLWIQSLIRHHGQRAMLFDLDMTIVKLRHQLGDTPEVLALTNHYHKLIQQWAET; this is encoded by the coding sequence ATGCTGTTACACATTCCGCAAGTATTGAATGCGGCGCAACTGCAAGACATTCGCAAGGCCTTGAACCAGGGCGATTGGGTGGATGGCAAACAAAGCAGCGGGGCGCAGGCTGCGCAAGCGAAACAGAACCGGCAATTGTCCACCGCCTGTACACAGTTTGATGCGCTGTCGGGGCTTGTGGCCAATGCCTTGAACAAACACCCCCTGTTCATCGCGGGGGTGTTGCCACTTCACACACTGCCACCCATGTTCAACCGCTATGAAAATGGCGGCTGTTATGGCAACCACACTGACAATTCATTGCAGGCCAACCAGCAAACAGGGCAGAAAGTGCGTACCGATGTGTCGGTCACTGTATTTTTAAACCCACCTGAAGAATACGAGGGCGGCGAACTCGTGATTGAAGACCACTTCGGTGCGCAGGAAATCAAGCTGGATGCAGGCGATGCCATTGCCTACCCATCCACCTCGCTTCATCGCGTTGAGCCGGTGACAAAAGGTTGCCGTTTCGCTTCTTTTCTTTGGATCCAAAGCCTGATTCGACACCATGGGCAACGCGCCATGCTGTTTGATCTGGACATGACCATTGTGAAACTTCGCCACCAACTTGGCGACACGCCCGAGGTGCTGGCCCTGACCAACCACTATCACAAGCTGATTCAGCAATGGGCTGAAACCTGA
- a CDS encoding alpha-hydroxy acid oxidase, producing the protein MHTLHPTTLSDHENSAQQTLPAAHWAYLFGGAADELTLRKNTTAWQHIELLPRVLRSIQGGHTRIQLFGREYAHPILVAPMAYQQLAHPAGELATALAAAALEAGFVCSTQASTSLENIAELYLPEQGRGPLWFQLYMQHEREFTLELVQRAEQAGYEALVLTVDAPVSGVRDRERQHSFALPAGIEAVNLKHQPLHAPTPFSKSGSVLFDHHMAHAPTWTDVDWLASHTRLPVILKGITHPADATSAIEHGAQGLIVSNHGGRVLDTMPATATVLPSIVKAVHDRVPVLVDGGLRRGSDVFKAVALGATAVLVGRPVLHGLVNQGAQGVAHVLRLLRDELEITMALCGCATLAQVDESMIGG; encoded by the coding sequence ATGCACACACTCCACCCCACCACACTGTCAGATCACGAGAACAGCGCCCAACAAACCCTGCCTGCTGCCCATTGGGCCTACCTGTTCGGTGGCGCCGCAGATGAATTGACCCTGAGAAAAAACACCACCGCCTGGCAACACATTGAATTACTGCCGCGCGTGTTGCGATCTATACAGGGTGGACACACCCGAATTCAGCTATTCGGTCGCGAATATGCACACCCAATCCTGGTGGCCCCCATGGCGTATCAACAACTTGCCCACCCCGCGGGTGAACTGGCCACTGCCCTGGCCGCTGCCGCACTGGAAGCCGGGTTTGTGTGCAGCACACAGGCCAGCACCTCACTTGAAAACATTGCCGAGCTTTACCTGCCTGAACAAGGCCGTGGACCTTTGTGGTTTCAGCTTTACATGCAACATGAACGGGAATTCACGCTTGAACTGGTTCAACGCGCAGAGCAGGCTGGCTACGAAGCCCTCGTGTTGACTGTGGACGCGCCCGTCAGCGGTGTGCGTGACAGGGAACGACAACACAGCTTTGCGCTGCCCGCAGGCATTGAGGCGGTAAACCTGAAACACCAGCCACTCCATGCACCCACACCATTTTCAAAAAGCGGCAGCGTGCTGTTTGATCACCACATGGCACACGCTCCCACCTGGACAGACGTGGACTGGCTGGCCAGCCACACCCGGCTGCCCGTGATCTTGAAAGGCATTACCCACCCGGCCGATGCCACCTCGGCGATTGAACACGGTGCGCAGGGTTTGATCGTGTCGAACCACGGAGGGCGAGTGCTTGACACCATGCCGGCGACTGCAACTGTGTTGCCTTCAATCGTGAAAGCTGTACATGACCGTGTACCGGTGTTGGTCGATGGTGGCCTGCGCCGTGGCAGCGATGTGTTCAAGGCTGTTGCACTGGGGGCGACTGCCGTGCTGGTGGGTCGGCCCGTGTTGCATGGACTGGTTAATCAAGGCGCACAAGGTGTGGCGCATGTGCTACGCCTGCTTCGAGATGAGCTTGAAATCACCATGGCCCTGTGCGGTTGCGCAACACTTGCACAGGTTGACGAATCAATGATTGGGGGTTGA